A portion of the Williamwhitmania sp. genome contains these proteins:
- the cyoD gene encoding cytochrome o ubiquinol oxidase subunit IV — MSQTHNEEMGASHATAKTYIIGLILAVTLTVVSFALVMSHAVSRPVAMGGLFLAAMLQMLVHLYYFLHLNRSSAARWNVIALAFTALLLFIFIGGTLWVMYTLNSRMM; from the coding sequence ATGAGTCAAACACATAACGAGGAGATGGGAGCGAGCCATGCAACCGCTAAAACCTATATTATTGGGCTGATATTGGCTGTAACGCTCACCGTTGTATCATTTGCGCTGGTGATGAGCCATGCCGTTAGCCGGCCGGTTGCCATGGGTGGGCTGTTTCTTGCTGCCATGCTGCAAATGCTGGTGCACCTCTACTACTTTCTGCACCTCAACAGGTCGTCGGCAGCACGGTGGAACGTAATTGCCCTGGCCTTTACCGCCCTGCTGCTGTTTATCTTCATTGGCGGAACGCTCTGGGTAATGTACACCCTCAACTCGCGGATGATGTAG
- a CDS encoding DUF3696 domain-containing protein, which produces MIKQIEIQNFKSLKVANVSISNLNLLMGLNGMGKSSFIQTLLLLMQSDKLEDGVIDLNGLLAKIGQGKDALYQFASEDIIYLHLEFDYNSIEKIFTKYLDGTNQRKTPERFAILKEIYSIDGAFDIDALYLRMAESSHISKATFYNTKDLLISSGLIIEHKQKNNKAQFEKAIYNTFKWKFLYQKDKDKLISKEKYTKTAMGFFRSQTKKFQYLSAERIGPKDLYESSSIVVEDKKQLGLLGEFAAHYIDIFGLEHIVGEQLRHPSAKSEKLLAQINAWLTEISPGVSLNTKYVPEVNKVILDYQFDYGNQKTNSFRPKNVGFGISYVLPIVLALLTAEEGKIIVIENPESHIHPRGQAQLGKLISLAASLGAQLFIETHSDHILNGIRVAVKEGDIDKSKVNVMYFEKTTTEKEQYTKITPIKVDSSGELSDYPENMMDEWSNQLLKLL; this is translated from the coding sequence ATGATAAAACAAATTGAAATCCAGAATTTCAAATCCCTTAAAGTGGCTAATGTAAGTATTTCAAACTTAAATCTGTTGATGGGATTAAATGGAATGGGTAAAAGTTCGTTCATACAAACCTTGCTTTTGCTAATGCAAAGTGACAAATTGGAGGATGGTGTAATTGATCTTAATGGCTTATTGGCAAAAATTGGTCAAGGTAAAGATGCATTGTATCAGTTTGCTTCAGAAGATATTATTTATCTTCATTTAGAATTTGACTACAATTCAATAGAAAAGATCTTTACTAAATATTTAGACGGCACTAATCAAAGAAAAACTCCTGAGAGATTTGCTATTTTAAAAGAAATTTATTCCATAGACGGTGCTTTTGACATTGACGCTTTATATTTAAGAATGGCCGAATCTTCTCATATCAGTAAAGCTACATTTTATAATACTAAGGATTTATTAATTTCTTCAGGTTTAATTATTGAGCATAAACAAAAAAATAATAAGGCACAATTTGAAAAAGCAATATATAATACTTTTAAGTGGAAATTCTTATATCAAAAAGATAAAGACAAACTGATTTCTAAAGAAAAGTATACTAAAACGGCTATGGGGTTTTTTAGATCCCAGACCAAAAAGTTTCAATACCTAAGTGCAGAACGGATTGGCCCTAAAGATTTATATGAGTCATCCAGCATAGTTGTTGAGGATAAAAAACAATTAGGATTACTAGGAGAATTTGCTGCCCACTATATTGATATATTTGGGCTTGAACATATTGTTGGAGAACAACTTAGACACCCTTCTGCTAAATCTGAAAAATTGCTTGCACAAATTAATGCGTGGCTTACAGAAATTTCTCCAGGTGTTTCATTAAATACCAAATACGTTCCCGAAGTTAACAAAGTAATTCTGGATTATCAATTTGATTATGGCAATCAAAAAACCAACTCGTTCCGACCAAAAAATGTTGGTTTCGGAATTTCATATGTATTACCAATAGTTTTGGCATTACTTACTGCAGAAGAAGGCAAAATCATAGTTATAGAAAACCCTGAATCGCACATACACCCAAGAGGTCAAGCACAATTGGGTAAGCTTATTTCTTTAGCAGCAAGCCTTGGAGCACAATTATTTATCGAAACACATAGTGACCATATTTTAAATGGAATCAGAGTTGCAGTAAAAGAAGGAGATATTGATAAATCCAAAGTCAATGTAATGTATTTTGAAAAGACTACCACCGAGAAAGAGCAATATACGAAAATCACGCCTATAAAAGTTGATAGCAGTGGAGAGTTAAGTGATTATCCCGAAAACATGATGGACGAATGGAGTAACCAATTATTAAAACTTTTGTAG
- the cyoC gene encoding cytochrome o ubiquinol oxidase subunit III, whose product MSTKIANTAELGHVDHAEIKTFGFWIYLMSDLVLFSILFATFAVIGFNYAGGPTGKDLFDLPYLFVETMLLLVSSATFGLAVIAMHNGKKTQVIAGLVVTFLLGLGFVSMELHEFYGMIMSGAGPDRSGFLSAFFTLVGTHGLHVTIGLIWILVMGAQVATMGMTDGVKSRMVRLSMFWHFLDIVWIGVFSFVYLMGVI is encoded by the coding sequence ATGAGCACTAAAATAGCAAACACAGCAGAGCTGGGGCATGTGGATCATGCTGAAATTAAAACCTTTGGCTTTTGGATATACCTCATGAGCGACCTCGTTCTCTTTTCCATACTCTTTGCCACCTTTGCCGTAATTGGGTTCAACTATGCAGGTGGTCCCACCGGAAAGGATTTGTTCGATTTGCCCTACCTGTTTGTTGAAACCATGCTGCTGCTGGTGAGCAGCGCAACCTTTGGGCTGGCGGTAATTGCTATGCACAACGGCAAGAAAACACAGGTGATTGCTGGATTGGTCGTTACGTTCCTTCTGGGGCTTGGCTTTGTATCCATGGAACTTCATGAGTTTTATGGGATGATAATGAGCGGAGCGGGTCCCGATCGAAGTGGTTTTCTATCGGCCTTCTTCACACTTGTGGGCACCCACGGACTTCACGTTACCATCGGCCTGATCTGGATTTTGGTGATGGGGGCGCAGGTTGCCACCATGGGAATGACCGACGGGGTAAAATCGCGGATGGTTCGCCTGAGTATGTTTTGGCACTTCCTGGATATTGTTTGGATTGGCGTTTTTAGCTTTGTTTACCTCATGGGCGTCATCTAA
- the glgP gene encoding alpha-glucan family phosphorylase gives MENIVRKKPDYLFEVSWEVCNKVGGIHTVIATKAITMHEELKSNHILIGPDVWRHTTVNPEFIEDKLLFKGWREKASQEGLRIKVGRWNIAGNPIAVLVDFTPFMPQKDEIFRKFWEEFRLDSLTGQWDYVEPALFGYAAGRVIESFYRYFLSRGLHVVAQFHEWMTGAGLLYLKSSLPQAATVFTTHATVLGRSIAGNNLPLYDNIEKYNPDAKSREFNVVAKQSMERLSAQSADAFTTVSEITAKECKAFLGKVVDVVTPNGFENGILPDDDEFKLRKVEARVKYYEVAEALLSHDVPKDSLLVGIGGRYEFRNKGIDLFMDTLSTLNHDQKLTKNILAFIMVPAAHHGPRKDVFQNLMDKSSENVVAINDTHLTHYLIDPEYDPILKKAKEVGLNNAPEDKVKLFFVPCYLDGKDGIFDKTYYDMLIGLDLSVFPSYYEPWGYTPLESLAFKVPTITTTLAGFGLWVNTSYEKPHPGIEVILRNDTNDQDVVGKMVEKMLYFCSLDRNQMESIKENAAEVSQIALWKNLIVHYHEAYHQALEKVDKRLDQLIDQERQEPLPVIEKHPEIIKPLWTRIMVQKNIPQKLSALEELSHNLWWSWNQKAVELFESIDANLWKESQQNPIILLEKLSLKLYKELDRNTNFLERLNEVHTEFKAYMAKKSEKVEPRIAYFSMEFGLHNSLKIYSGGLGILAGDYLKEASDKNTDIVGVGILYRYGYFHQQLSATGQQVAVYDPQDFSKLPVSPVRDSDGNWKTILIALPGRNITVRIWKVDVGRTELYLLDTDFEDNLAEDRTITHHLYGGDLENRLKQELLLGVGGIRALKTLDIKAQVYHCNEGHAAFIGIERINNLIHKEKLSFAEAMEYVRSSSLFTTHTPVPAGHDAFPENLLRAYIAHYPDRLKISWEQFINLGKIIPNNPNELFSMSILATNLSQEVNGVSKLHGKVSREIFKNMWPGYFEEELHIGYVTNGVHYPTWASAKWKQLCESELGSGDIHSETPSCWENIYNVPNQRIWDIRKELKKNLITFIKGRLADPNIIKYENPKHVFDIKEKMRDDVLTIGFARRFATYKRAYLLFKDIDRISKIINNPDMPVQFLFAGKAHPNDKAGQDLIKRIVEVSKLPQFIGKVLFMQNYDMELAREMVQGVDIWLNNPARPMEASGTSGQKAVMNGVLHFSVLDGWWCEGYRENAGWALPEEQTYDEQAYQDELDAETIYTLLENEIVPSYYAMDEKGEPDKWVGFIKNSISKVASQFTTRRMLEDYERQYYHKLDERQALIKANDFRMAKELASWKKRVSRSWDDIEVLGVKQFELAHETIVVGQKYCATVELDVHDLSPEDIGVELVVADPIENDKITIKYKQEFELTHMEGTKASYTLVMMPTEPGTFEAGIRIYAKHPNLPNRMDFSLVRWI, from the coding sequence ATGGAAAATATAGTTCGGAAAAAACCCGACTACCTGTTTGAAGTAAGCTGGGAGGTTTGCAACAAGGTAGGCGGGATTCATACCGTTATTGCCACAAAGGCAATTACCATGCATGAGGAACTTAAGAGCAACCACATCCTTATCGGCCCAGATGTTTGGCGCCACACAACTGTAAATCCAGAGTTTATTGAAGACAAGTTGCTCTTTAAGGGTTGGAGGGAGAAGGCCAGCCAGGAGGGTTTGCGCATCAAAGTTGGACGATGGAACATTGCAGGGAATCCAATAGCCGTGCTAGTGGACTTTACCCCCTTTATGCCTCAGAAAGACGAAATTTTTAGAAAATTCTGGGAAGAGTTTCGGCTAGATTCATTAACTGGCCAGTGGGACTACGTGGAGCCGGCACTTTTTGGCTATGCTGCGGGAAGGGTTATTGAAAGTTTTTACCGCTATTTCCTTAGCCGAGGCCTACATGTAGTAGCCCAATTTCACGAATGGATGACTGGAGCGGGACTTCTATATCTAAAATCGAGCCTTCCTCAAGCTGCCACAGTGTTTACAACCCATGCCACGGTACTAGGCCGATCCATTGCTGGAAACAATTTACCGCTTTACGACAACATTGAAAAGTATAACCCCGATGCTAAGTCAAGGGAGTTCAACGTTGTGGCAAAGCAATCGATGGAACGGCTTTCGGCACAAAGTGCGGATGCCTTTACAACTGTGAGCGAAATTACCGCCAAGGAGTGTAAGGCATTCCTTGGCAAAGTTGTGGATGTTGTTACACCCAATGGTTTCGAAAACGGTATTCTCCCTGACGATGACGAATTTAAATTAAGGAAGGTTGAAGCACGGGTAAAATACTATGAAGTGGCAGAAGCGCTGCTCTCCCACGATGTTCCAAAAGACTCACTTCTTGTTGGAATTGGTGGCAGATACGAGTTCCGCAATAAGGGTATCGACCTATTCATGGATACGCTTAGCACCTTAAATCATGATCAAAAGTTAACCAAAAATATTCTTGCCTTTATAATGGTTCCCGCTGCCCACCATGGCCCTCGCAAAGATGTGTTCCAGAACCTCATGGACAAGTCAAGCGAAAATGTGGTGGCAATCAACGACACCCATCTAACTCACTACCTTATCGATCCGGAATATGATCCGATCTTAAAAAAGGCCAAAGAGGTTGGACTTAACAACGCCCCCGAAGATAAGGTTAAGCTCTTTTTTGTACCCTGCTACCTCGATGGCAAGGATGGCATCTTCGACAAGACTTACTACGACATGCTAATCGGTCTTGACCTTTCCGTATTCCCATCTTACTACGAACCATGGGGATACACACCGCTTGAAAGTTTAGCATTTAAAGTTCCCACCATAACCACCACCCTTGCCGGATTTGGGCTTTGGGTTAATACCAGCTACGAGAAACCACATCCAGGCATTGAAGTTATTCTGCGCAACGACACCAACGATCAGGATGTTGTTGGAAAAATGGTTGAGAAAATGCTCTACTTCTGCAGCCTTGACCGAAACCAGATGGAGAGCATCAAGGAGAATGCAGCAGAGGTCTCCCAAATTGCACTTTGGAAAAATCTAATAGTGCATTACCACGAGGCCTATCACCAAGCACTTGAGAAGGTGGACAAGCGGCTCGATCAGCTCATCGATCAGGAACGACAGGAGCCACTTCCAGTTATCGAAAAGCATCCTGAGATAATTAAGCCACTGTGGACAAGAATAATGGTTCAAAAGAATATTCCACAAAAGCTTTCAGCGCTGGAAGAACTATCGCACAACCTCTGGTGGAGTTGGAACCAAAAGGCAGTTGAACTATTCGAGAGCATTGACGCCAACCTATGGAAGGAATCGCAGCAAAACCCCATTATTCTGCTGGAAAAACTATCGCTTAAGCTATATAAGGAGCTGGATAGAAACACCAACTTTCTCGAAAGATTGAATGAGGTTCACACCGAATTCAAGGCCTATATGGCCAAGAAGAGTGAAAAAGTGGAGCCACGAATTGCATACTTCAGCATGGAGTTTGGCCTTCACAACTCGCTTAAGATTTACAGCGGAGGACTTGGCATTCTTGCCGGGGATTACCTCAAGGAGGCCAGCGACAAGAACACCGATATTGTTGGCGTTGGAATACTATACCGCTACGGTTATTTTCACCAGCAACTCTCAGCCACGGGCCAGCAGGTGGCGGTTTACGACCCTCAGGATTTCTCCAAGCTACCTGTTTCACCTGTTCGAGACAGCGATGGTAACTGGAAAACCATATTAATTGCTCTTCCCGGCCGAAACATAACCGTCAGAATTTGGAAGGTTGACGTGGGTAGAACAGAACTTTATCTCCTCGATACCGACTTTGAGGACAACCTCGCCGAAGACAGGACCATTACCCATCACCTGTATGGAGGTGATCTTGAGAACAGGCTAAAGCAGGAGTTGCTTTTAGGTGTAGGTGGCATACGAGCGCTGAAAACACTTGACATAAAGGCGCAAGTTTACCACTGCAACGAAGGCCACGCCGCTTTCATCGGCATTGAGCGAATCAACAACCTCATCCACAAGGAGAAGCTGTCGTTTGCAGAGGCGATGGAGTATGTGCGCTCATCGTCACTATTCACCACCCACACGCCAGTTCCTGCAGGTCACGACGCCTTCCCCGAAAATCTGCTTAGAGCATACATAGCACACTACCCCGACAGGTTAAAAATTTCGTGGGAGCAGTTTATCAACCTTGGGAAGATTATACCGAACAACCCCAACGAGCTGTTCTCCATGAGCATTCTTGCCACAAACCTTTCGCAGGAGGTAAACGGGGTATCGAAGCTACACGGAAAAGTTTCAAGGGAGATTTTCAAGAATATGTGGCCCGGCTACTTCGAAGAGGAACTCCACATTGGATATGTAACCAATGGGGTACACTACCCCACCTGGGCATCGGCAAAGTGGAAACAGCTGTGTGAAAGTGAGCTAGGCTCTGGAGATATTCATTCCGAAACACCATCGTGCTGGGAAAATATTTACAACGTACCTAACCAACGAATTTGGGATATCCGAAAGGAGTTGAAGAAGAACCTCATCACCTTTATCAAGGGCAGGCTTGCCGATCCCAACATCATTAAGTACGAAAACCCAAAGCACGTTTTCGACATCAAGGAAAAAATGCGCGACGATGTGCTCACCATAGGCTTTGCCCGACGGTTTGCCACCTACAAGCGCGCATATCTGCTTTTCAAGGACATCGACCGGATTAGTAAGATTATAAACAACCCCGACATGCCGGTTCAGTTTCTCTTTGCAGGAAAGGCACACCCCAACGATAAGGCTGGTCAGGACCTGATCAAGCGCATAGTGGAGGTATCGAAGTTGCCGCAATTCATTGGCAAGGTTTTGTTTATGCAGAACTACGACATGGAGCTGGCCCGGGAGATGGTTCAGGGTGTCGACATTTGGCTTAACAACCCGGCGCGTCCCATGGAGGCCTCGGGAACATCGGGCCAAAAGGCGGTAATGAACGGCGTGCTCCACTTCAGCGTGCTCGATGGATGGTGGTGTGAGGGCTACAGGGAGAATGCCGGATGGGCGCTTCCTGAGGAGCAAACCTACGATGAGCAAGCCTACCAGGACGAGCTCGACGCGGAGACCATTTACACCCTGCTCGAAAACGAGATTGTACCCTCCTACTACGCCATGGACGAGAAGGGAGAGCCGGACAAGTGGGTTGGATTTATTAAGAACTCCATCTCCAAGGTTGCATCGCAGTTCACCACTCGCAGAATGCTGGAGGACTATGAACGGCAGTACTACCACAAGTTGGACGAGCGGCAGGCACTAATTAAGGCCAACGACTTCAGAATGGCAAAGGAACTTGCCAGCTGGAAAAAGAGGGTTTCACGCAGTTGGGACGACATTGAGGTGCTGGGGGTAAAGCAGTTTGAACTTGCCCACGAGACTATTGTGGTTGGTCAAAAGTACTGCGCCACAGTGGAGCTCGATGTGCACGACCTAAGTCCAGAGGACATTGGTGTGGAGCTGGTGGTAGCCGACCCAATCGAAAACGACAAAATCACCATAAAGTATAAGCAGGAATTTGAGCTCACCCACATGGAGGGCACCAAGGCCAGCTATACATTGGTAATGATGCCCACCGAACCGGGAACATTTGAGGCAGGCATACGAATCTATGCTAAGCATCCAAACCTTCCAAACCGGATGGACTTCAGCCTAGTTCGCTGGATATAG
- a CDS encoding methylated-DNA--[protein]-cysteine S-methyltransferase encodes MNSIYIDYLATPVGELILGSFGDKLCLCDWRYRKMRTEVDARITEGLEATYLPAETPVIERAKAQLTEYFAGKRKEFDLPLLMVGTPFQQGVWNALLEIPYGKTETYLGLSKCLNNPKAIRAVASANGANAIAIIVPCHRIVGSKGELVGYAGGLPAKRKLLNLEATGAPHQLSLFEE; translated from the coding sequence ATGAACAGCATTTACATCGACTACCTTGCCACTCCGGTGGGAGAGCTTATACTGGGCTCCTTTGGCGACAAGCTCTGCCTGTGCGACTGGCGCTACCGCAAAATGCGCACCGAGGTGGATGCCCGCATTACCGAAGGGCTGGAGGCCACCTACCTCCCTGCCGAAACTCCTGTAATTGAACGCGCCAAGGCCCAACTTACCGAATATTTCGCTGGCAAGCGAAAGGAGTTCGACCTACCGCTGCTGATGGTGGGAACGCCCTTTCAGCAAGGCGTGTGGAACGCCCTTCTCGAAATACCTTACGGCAAAACCGAAACCTACCTTGGTCTTTCCAAATGCCTCAACAACCCCAAGGCCATAAGAGCCGTAGCCTCGGCGAACGGTGCCAACGCCATAGCCATAATTGTGCCCTGCCACCGCATTGTGGGCAGCAAGGGCGAGCTGGTGGGCTACGCCGGAGGGTTACCTGCCAAGCGCAAGTTGCTAAACCTAGAGGCCACCGGAGCACCGCACCAGCTATCGCTGTTTGAGGAGTAG
- the mscL gene encoding large-conductance mechanosensitive channel protein MscL, with product MKIISEFKAFAMKGNAIDMAVGIIVGAAFGKIVSSIVTDIVMPPIGLLVGGVRFSDLKVVMKAATETSPAVTLNYGNFLQVTFDFLIVAFAIFMVIKAMNAAKRKEAAPAAPPAPPAPTKEEILLTEIRDLLKK from the coding sequence ATGAAAATTATAAGTGAATTCAAAGCGTTTGCCATGAAGGGCAACGCTATCGACATGGCAGTGGGTATTATAGTTGGAGCCGCCTTTGGCAAGATTGTAAGCTCCATTGTAACCGACATTGTAATGCCACCCATTGGGCTGCTGGTTGGTGGAGTAAGATTCTCTGACCTCAAGGTTGTGATGAAGGCGGCCACCGAGACAAGCCCCGCCGTTACCCTAAACTACGGTAACTTTCTGCAGGTTACCTTCGATTTTTTGATTGTTGCCTTTGCCATTTTTATGGTGATTAAGGCCATGAATGCCGCCAAGCGGAAGGAGGCGGCACCCGCAGCACCACCCGCTCCTCCAGCCCCCACCAAGGAGGAGATACTGCTCACCGAAATTCGCGACCTGCTGAAGAAGTAA
- a CDS encoding type II toxin-antitoxin system YoeB family toxin, with protein MNLVFNELSIYPIAQNGQIAEVGFRKLLATFKEAKKVYGFTHIHFPKDYAALQITTTETFFEWVSTLTNRTIKNLIIDLCKKPFTDELEEAELDAFFESDYALIGDNIPTDTEPIGLPVSHIKTIPSISLDSNLFWRNRKIIVRKSTANATENIDFVAYNICLESDINTQEITEWADMSMPKFIDAKEILTKYLGFTKYQPVFTDDFMTQFLNWKKDDFKTFKYLLLLMKDVQIHPFTGGMGQTENLKGRGKEASKRVTNSYPDGDRLSYTVENNIVTFIACKGHYEFH; from the coding sequence ATGAATTTAGTATTTAACGAATTATCAATTTATCCGATTGCACAGAATGGTCAGATTGCAGAGGTTGGTTTCAGAAAGCTTTTAGCAACATTTAAAGAAGCTAAAAAGGTTTATGGATTCACTCATATTCATTTCCCGAAAGATTACGCTGCACTTCAAATAACAACAACAGAAACATTCTTTGAATGGGTTTCAACACTTACTAACAGAACTATTAAGAATTTAATCATTGACCTTTGCAAAAAGCCATTTACAGACGAATTGGAAGAAGCTGAATTAGATGCCTTTTTTGAGAGTGATTATGCTTTAATTGGTGATAATATTCCTACAGATACCGAACCTATTGGCTTGCCAGTTAGTCATATAAAAACTATTCCTTCAATAAGTTTAGATTCTAATTTGTTTTGGCGGAATAGAAAAATAATCGTCAGAAAAAGCACCGCGAATGCAACTGAAAACATTGACTTTGTTGCCTATAATATTTGCTTGGAAAGTGATATTAATACACAGGAAATAACAGAATGGGCTGATATGTCAATGCCCAAATTCATTGATGCCAAAGAAATATTGACAAAGTATCTGGGTTTTACAAAGTATCAACCTGTATTCACAGATGATTTTATGACGCAGTTTCTGAACTGGAAAAAAGATGATTTTAAAACTTTTAAATACTTATTACTTCTGATGAAAGATGTTCAAATTCATCCTTTTACTGGTGGAATGGGACAGACTGAAAATTTAAAAGGCAGAGGAAAAGAAGCATCAAAAAGAGTAACAAACAGCTACCCTGATGGTGATAGACTTAGCTATACAGTTGAAAATAATATAGTAACATTTATTGCTTGTAAAGGTCATTATGAATTTCATTGA
- a CDS encoding DUF262 domain-containing protein, translating to MQEESNYIVDEPQVEYEDINTGVLMERPFNPSQIDISTKTLTIDLLIKRLKTDPPEIDLYPDFQRKDDLWDAGKQSRLIESLLIKFPLPAFYFDGTDNDKWLVVDGLQRLSAIRNFTINKRLKLTGLEFLKKLEGDGFDDLPRNLQRQIEEAQITAYVINPGTPEEVKFNIFRRVNTGGLIMEPQEIRHAMNQGIPAIYVKELSQLPEFIEATQGAISPKRMLDREFVTRFITFYLNNYENYIPDLDTFMNSCMGDIKKLSNSEREKMKSDFSASMILTKKIFGNWAFRKSDKYPEKRKPINKALFEIWSVSLAKLDENQRIQLLIKKDILFGKSIKLIKEDLAFFNSITTSTGNKGSVYYRFSSIERIIKETLEA from the coding sequence ATGCAAGAAGAAAGCAATTATATAGTTGATGAGCCTCAAGTGGAGTATGAGGACATAAATACAGGGGTTTTGATGGAGAGACCATTTAATCCTTCACAAATTGATATATCGACTAAGACACTTACAATTGATTTATTAATAAAGAGGTTAAAAACAGATCCACCAGAAATAGATTTGTATCCTGATTTTCAACGAAAGGATGATTTGTGGGATGCTGGCAAACAAAGTCGATTAATAGAATCCTTACTAATTAAATTTCCATTGCCTGCCTTTTATTTTGACGGAACAGACAATGACAAATGGTTAGTTGTAGATGGACTTCAACGCCTTAGTGCCATTAGGAATTTTACAATAAATAAAAGACTGAAGCTAACCGGCCTTGAATTTTTGAAAAAACTTGAAGGGGATGGATTTGACGACCTTCCAAGAAACCTTCAGCGACAAATTGAAGAAGCTCAAATTACAGCCTATGTCATTAATCCTGGGACGCCAGAAGAAGTAAAGTTCAATATTTTCAGGCGGGTAAATACAGGAGGATTGATAATGGAACCTCAAGAAATCCGTCACGCTATGAATCAGGGAATTCCTGCAATTTATGTAAAAGAATTGTCACAACTTCCTGAATTTATTGAAGCTACACAAGGGGCAATTAGTCCAAAACGAATGTTGGACAGAGAATTTGTTACAAGATTTATTACTTTCTATTTGAATAATTATGAAAATTACATTCCTGATTTAGATACTTTTATGAATTCCTGTATGGGTGATATTAAAAAACTCTCAAACTCAGAAAGAGAAAAAATGAAGAGCGATTTTTCAGCATCAATGATATTAACTAAAAAGATATTTGGCAATTGGGCTTTTCGTAAATCAGACAAATATCCTGAAAAGAGAAAACCAATAAACAAAGCATTATTTGAAATTTGGAGTGTTTCACTTGCTAAACTTGATGAAAATCAGAGAATACAATTGCTTATCAAGAAAGATATTTTGTTTGGGAAATCAATTAAACTTATAAAAGAGGATTTGGCTTTTTTTAATAGTATTACTACATCAACAGGTAATAAAGGAAGTGTTTATTATCGTTTTTCAAGTATTGAGAGAATAATAAAAGAAACATTAGAAGCATGA
- the rhuM gene encoding RhuM family protein, translating into MNTGEILIYQNSEGSIKIDVRLEEETVWLSQAQMGMLFNKDKRTISEHISNIFKEGELNENSVVRNFRTTANDSKTYDVNHYNLDVIISVGYRVKSQQGTQFRIWATQRLKEYIVKGFALNDERFKSGNSMNYFTELQERIREIRISERFFYQKIKDIKVKLYNHQLAW; encoded by the coding sequence ATGAATACAGGCGAAATTCTCATATACCAAAACTCAGAAGGCAGCATCAAAATTGATGTTCGCCTCGAAGAAGAAACCGTTTGGCTTTCACAAGCCCAAATGGGTATGCTTTTTAATAAGGACAAACGTACCATATCCGAGCATATTAGCAACATCTTCAAAGAAGGCGAGTTGAACGAAAATTCAGTTGTCCGGAATTTCCGGACAACTGCAAACGATAGTAAAACTTACGATGTAAACCATTACAACCTCGATGTTATAATTTCGGTTGGCTACCGGGTTAAATCACAACAAGGTACGCAGTTCCGTATTTGGGCAACCCAAAGGCTTAAAGAGTATATTGTAAAAGGCTTTGCATTGAACGATGAGCGTTTCAAGTCGGGCAATTCCATGAACTATTTTACCGAACTGCAAGAACGCATAAGGGAAATACGAATTTCTGAACGCTTCTTTTACCAAAAAATTAAAGACATTAAAGTGAAGCTATATAACCATCAATTAGCATGGTAG